The following proteins are co-located in the Acidobacteriota bacterium genome:
- a CDS encoding DUF1573 domain-containing protein produces the protein MKINHVKVLSCALLLLTVTAFGQAKSTAEPKLVLDSAAHDFGKVTEGAEIVHTFKIKNEGAAELVIKNVSPACGCTASDFTKQLAPGQEGQITLTVKTVGMMGKTERYADVISNDPAAPFQKLWLYFEVVKAASAEKGNIMEKTVLDFSMKNIDGQETPLAAYKGKVLLLVNVASKCGYTPQYEGLQALYAKYKDQGLVVLGFPANNFGGQEPGSNEEIKQFCTLKYNVSFPLFAKISVEGDDIHPLYKFLTTQPQFGGDLKWNFGKFLVGRDGKVLARFESADKPEDEKMTQAVEQALKH, from the coding sequence ATGAAAATCAACCACGTGAAAGTTTTGAGTTGCGCGTTGCTGTTGCTGACAGTGACGGCCTTCGGACAGGCGAAATCCACGGCTGAGCCGAAACTGGTCTTGGATAGCGCCGCGCATGATTTCGGCAAGGTGACGGAAGGCGCAGAGATCGTCCACACCTTCAAAATCAAAAACGAAGGCGCCGCCGAACTCGTCATCAAAAACGTCTCGCCCGCCTGTGGCTGCACGGCGAGCGACTTTACCAAACAGCTTGCGCCCGGCCAGGAGGGGCAAATCACACTGACGGTCAAAACCGTCGGGATGATGGGCAAGACGGAACGCTATGCCGATGTGATCTCCAACGATCCCGCCGCGCCGTTCCAGAAGCTCTGGCTCTATTTCGAGGTCGTGAAGGCCGCCAGCGCCGAGAAGGGGAACATCATGGAAAAGACCGTGCTTGATTTTTCAATGAAGAACATTGACGGCCAGGAAACGCCGCTGGCCGCATACAAAGGCAAAGTGCTGTTGCTGGTCAACGTCGCCAGCAAATGCGGCTACACGCCGCAATACGAAGGCTTGCAGGCGCTCTACGCCAAATACAAAGACCAAGGCTTGGTCGTGCTCGGCTTCCCGGCCAACAACTTCGGCGGGCAGGAACCGGGCAGCAACGAAGAGATCAAACAGTTCTGCACGCTGAAATACAACGTCAGCTTCCCGCTGTTCGCCAAGATTTCGGTCGAGGGCGATGACATCCATCCGCTCTACAAATTCCTGACGACCCAACCGCAATTCGGCGGCGACCTCAAATGGAACTTCGGCAAATTCCTGGTGGGCCGCGATGGCAAGGTGCTGGCGCGCTTTGAAAGCGCCGACAAACCCGAAGACGAAAAGATGACGCAGGCGGTTGAGCAGGCGTTGAAGCATTAA
- a CDS encoding redoxin domain-containing protein, with product MKIGTALPSFAGATEWLTGNADAIEASVGQPTLVHFWAVSCGICKDNMPKVTDWRAQYADKGLRVVAVHMPRYPADTDVAAVKAARAQYQITKPCAVDNEHKLRDAFQNEQGFVPAYYLFNAEGQLKSFAVGQFGPQIIKSALERMFDR from the coding sequence CTGAAGATCGGAACTGCGTTGCCCTCGTTCGCCGGCGCGACTGAATGGCTGACTGGCAATGCGGATGCAATCGAAGCCAGCGTCGGCCAGCCGACGCTGGTGCATTTCTGGGCGGTCAGTTGCGGCATCTGCAAAGACAACATGCCCAAGGTGACGGACTGGCGCGCGCAATACGCCGATAAAGGTTTGCGCGTTGTCGCGGTGCATATGCCGCGGTATCCCGCCGACACCGATGTGGCGGCGGTGAAAGCGGCGCGCGCGCAATATCAAATCACCAAACCTTGTGCCGTAGACAACGAGCACAAGCTGCGCGATGCGTTTCAAAACGAGCAAGGCTTCGTGCCTGCTTACTATTTATTCAACGCCGAGGGGCAATTGAAGAGTTTTGCCGTCGGGCAATTCGGGCCGCAGATCATCAAGTCTGCGCTCGAACGCATGTTTGACCGGTAA
- a CDS encoding peroxiredoxin, protein MSVKAKVGQPAPDFVLPSTKNVEKLDQPVKLSDYKGKWVVLLFYPLDFTFVCPTELTAFSDRYDEFEGIGAEVIGISTDSVYSHRAWLKLERDKGGVAGLKYPLGSDINKTMAEDYGVLIDGKGIALRGLFVIDPAGILRYAVVHDLNIGRSTEETLRVIQALQTGGLCQAEWRPGQATLKV, encoded by the coding sequence ATGTCTGTGAAAGCTAAAGTGGGCCAACCAGCGCCCGATTTCGTTCTTCCTTCCACCAAAAACGTCGAGAAGCTGGATCAGCCGGTCAAGCTGTCCGATTACAAAGGCAAGTGGGTCGTGCTGCTGTTCTATCCGCTCGATTTCACCTTTGTCTGCCCGACCGAATTGACGGCGTTCAGCGACCGCTACGACGAATTTGAAGGCATCGGCGCCGAAGTCATCGGCATCTCGACCGATTCGGTTTATTCGCACCGCGCGTGGTTGAAGCTGGAGCGTGACAAAGGCGGCGTCGCGGGCCTGAAATATCCATTGGGTTCGGACATCAACAAGACGATGGCCGAAGATTACGGCGTCTTGATTGACGGCAAAGGCATTGCCTTGCGCGGCCTCTTCGTGATTGATCCCGCAGGTATCCTGCGTTATGCCGTCGTGCATGATCTGAACATCGGACGTTCGACCGAAGAGACTTTGCGCGTCATCCAGGCGCTGCAAACCGGCGGCCTGTGCCAGGCCGAATGGCGTCCGGGGCAGGCAACGTTGAAGGTCTGA
- a CDS encoding transcriptional repressor: MKRTKAKISSRQRAVVEAALTPQRTCVLEAVRNTDAHPTANEVYLQAQQRLPGISFATVYNSLRYLTAAGLVSELTFGNGASRFDRRIERHDHAWCTQCGLLADLALDETAELMRMAARRSRFKAESVHLTLYGLCPN; encoded by the coding sequence ATGAAGCGCACCAAAGCTAAAATCAGTTCACGGCAACGCGCTGTCGTTGAGGCGGCGTTGACACCGCAGCGCACCTGCGTCTTGGAGGCTGTCCGCAACACCGACGCGCATCCGACCGCCAACGAAGTCTATTTGCAAGCGCAGCAACGCTTGCCGGGCATCAGCTTTGCGACCGTTTACAACTCGCTGCGTTACCTGACCGCCGCCGGGTTGGTTAGCGAACTGACCTTCGGCAACGGAGCCAGCCGGTTTGACCGCCGCATCGAACGTCACGATCACGCCTGGTGCACGCAATGCGGGCTGCTGGCCGATCTGGCGTTGGACGAAACCGCCGAGTTGATGCGCATGGCCGCGCGCCGTTCGCGCTTCAAAGCGGAATCGGTGCATTTGACGCTGTATGGGTTGTGCCCGAACTGA
- a CDS encoding ergothioneine biosynthesis protein EgtB: MGPVKLNGPSLRSASMSLASALSTRYQNVRHATERLAAPLSPEDCAVQSMPDCSPAKWHLAHTSWFFETFVLEPTLSTYRHFQPQFRYLFNSYYQTVGAQYQRPQRALLTRPSLADVRAYRQHVDEQMARLFAPDAALAPALLAVIELGLHHEQQHQELLLTDIKHLFSFNPLHPAYQSAPTATGLAAPLRWQRYAEGVQQIGYDGEGFCFDNEAPRHRAFLNAFEIASRPVINREYLEFMRAGGYSTPTLWLSDGWHKVQQEGWQAPLYWHQQDGQWFTHTLNGWQTSNEEEPVCHLSYYEADAFARWSGARLPTEAEWEIAAANLPVSGNFVESGVLHPQPATSSDGVPSQMFGDVWEWTQSAYTPYPGYQPSPGALGEYNGKFMCNQLVLRGGSCVSPQSHLRASYRNFFPPEARWQFSGLRLARDVG, translated from the coding sequence ATGGGGCCGGTCAAATTGAACGGCCCAAGTTTAAGGAGTGCTTCGATGAGCCTCGCCTCTGCATTGTCAACGCGCTATCAAAATGTCCGGCACGCCACGGAAAGGCTCGCCGCGCCGCTCTCGCCCGAAGACTGCGCCGTCCAATCCATGCCCGATTGCAGCCCCGCCAAATGGCATCTGGCACACACCAGTTGGTTCTTTGAGACCTTTGTGCTCGAACCAACGCTCAGCACTTACCGCCACTTTCAGCCGCAATTCCGCTACTTGTTCAATTCGTACTACCAAACCGTCGGCGCACAATACCAGCGCCCACAGCGCGCGTTGCTGACACGCCCCTCGCTGGCCGATGTGCGGGCCTATCGGCAGCACGTGGATGAGCAGATGGCACGCCTTTTCGCGCCAGATGCCGCGCTTGCCCCTGCGCTGTTGGCCGTCATCGAACTCGGCTTGCACCACGAACAACAACATCAGGAATTGCTCTTGACCGACATCAAACACCTCTTCTCGTTCAATCCGCTGCATCCGGCCTATCAAAGCGCGCCGACGGCAACCGGCTTGGCCGCGCCTTTGCGGTGGCAGCGTTATGCAGAGGGTGTGCAGCAGATCGGCTACGACGGCGAAGGCTTTTGCTTCGACAACGAAGCCCCGCGCCACCGCGCCTTTCTCAATGCGTTTGAAATAGCATCGCGGCCCGTCATCAATCGTGAGTATTTGGAATTTATGCGGGCTGGCGGTTACAGCACGCCCACCCTCTGGCTTTCGGATGGCTGGCACAAAGTGCAGCAGGAAGGCTGGCAAGCGCCGCTGTATTGGCACCAACAGGACGGGCAATGGTTCACGCATACGCTGAACGGTTGGCAGACCTCGAATGAAGAAGAGCCGGTGTGTCACCTCAGCTATTACGAAGCCGATGCCTTTGCACGCTGGTCGGGCGCGCGCCTGCCGACCGAAGCCGAATGGGAAATCGCGGCAGCCAACCTGCCCGTCAGCGGCAACTTCGTCGAAAGCGGCGTGCTGCATCCGCAACCGGCAACCTCCTCAGACGGCGTGCCCTCACAAATGTTCGGCGATGTGTGGGAATGGACGCAGAGCGCGTATACGCCCTACCCCGGCTATCAGCCTTCGCCGGGCGCGTTGGGCGAGTACAACGGTAAATTCATGTGCAATCAGTTGGTGCTGCGCGGCGGCTCCTGTGTGTCGCCGCAATCGCACCTGCGCGCCAGTTATCGCAACTTCTTCCCGCCCGAAGCGCGCTGGCAATTCAGCGGGTTGCGGTTGGCGCGCGACGTGGGTTGA
- a CDS encoding serine hydrolase, whose protein sequence is MRCVLVTLFIVVAVTATAVAQTPFAGLKPELEKLIAVAGAEKVGVALYDLETKQNFLLNERESFHAASTMKLPVMMEIFRRVKDKKLNLQEKLEVKNRFFSVVDGSEYRLRREDDSDEEPYNRVGQAMTILELVTHMIQWSSNLATNLLIEKVTAEKVNDLAHSLGATDMQVKRGVEDGKAFQAKINNTTTAYDLMVLLQALAERKFASGKVCDQMIEILAGQRFNDGIPAGLPRDTRVAHKTGSITKHNHDAAIVFAPGRKPYVLVVLTRGIERERDSDKLIAAIARTVHQTLAK, encoded by the coding sequence CCAAACGCCGTTCGCCGGTTTGAAGCCCGAACTTGAAAAGCTCATCGCCGTTGCAGGCGCTGAAAAAGTCGGCGTGGCGCTCTATGACCTGGAAACCAAACAGAACTTTTTGCTCAACGAACGCGAAAGCTTCCACGCGGCCAGCACGATGAAGCTGCCGGTGATGATGGAAATTTTCCGGCGCGTCAAAGACAAGAAACTAAATTTGCAGGAAAAGCTCGAAGTCAAAAACCGCTTCTTCAGCGTCGTGGACGGCAGCGAATATCGTTTGCGGCGCGAAGATGACAGCGACGAAGAGCCATACAACCGCGTGGGCCAGGCGATGACCATCCTCGAATTGGTTACGCACATGATTCAGTGGAGCAGCAATCTGGCGACCAATCTGTTGATCGAAAAAGTGACCGCCGAAAAGGTGAACGACCTGGCGCACAGCCTGGGCGCAACGGACATGCAGGTTAAACGCGGGGTGGAAGATGGCAAGGCCTTTCAGGCAAAGATCAACAACACGACGACGGCTTATGATTTGATGGTGTTGTTGCAGGCCCTCGCCGAACGCAAATTTGCGAGCGGGAAAGTTTGCGATCAGATGATCGAGATTCTGGCTGGGCAGCGTTTCAACGACGGCATTCCCGCTGGCTTGCCGCGCGACACCCGCGTGGCGCATAAGACCGGTTCCATCACTAAACATAACCATGACGCGGCGATTGTCTTTGCGCCGGGGCGCAAACCATACGTGCTGGTCGTGCTGACGCGCGGCATCGAAAGGGAAAGAGACAGCGACAAACTGATCGCGGCCATCGCGCGGACGGTGCATCAGACGCTGGCGAAATGA